From one Triticum urartu cultivar G1812 chromosome 3, Tu2.1, whole genome shotgun sequence genomic stretch:
- the LOC125543295 gene encoding uncharacterized protein LOC125543295, producing MDAGELEVFDAGRCTDGYQLGLAVGQRFRDTIRSRMQVDLFLQEQLLPFASTAAGKPLLAALQAANRERYPRYWDELVGMADGSGVPLLHVILVNLRKEIRPFIPKKDHERREEEDDDCSDILMVSESTAFAAHNEDANVALLGHTYVVKATSPDGASSFTAYTYAGELPTCAFGFNSNGVAFTLDSVPPAMGEVAAGAIAVNFVSRDLLEARDLDDAMHRVCSPGVSVGHCYNLMDVGARRIVTIETASRNRFAVQEACAAPSFHANMYRHLQVEQVQDENSMSRERRAAQCAMDSKEEALAVLGDTADDKYPIFMAGPTLYTLCTVLADLDEETMTIYMGNPKNRDAVRVALPML from the exons ATGGACGCCGGCGAGCTGGAGGTCTTCGACGCCGGCCGTTGCACCGACGGATATCAGCTGGGCCTCGCCGTGGGCCAGCGTTTCCGCGACACGATCAGGAGCAGGATGCAAGTGGACCTCTTCCTGCAGGAGCAGCTGCTGCCGTTCGCGTCCACGGCGGCGGGCAAGCCGCTCCTCGCCGCGCTCCAGGCCGCCAACAGGGAGAGGTACCCCCGGTACTGGGATGAGCTGGTGGGCATGGCGGACGGCAGCGGCGTCCCGCTCCTGCAC GTGATTCTGGTCAACTTGAGGAAGGAGATTCGTCCGTTCATCCCAAAGAAGGACCACGAAcggagagaggaggaggacgacgactgctCCGACATCCTGATGGTGAGCGAGTCGACGGCGTTCGCGGCGCACAACGAAGACGCCAACGTCGCGCTGCTCGGCCACAC CTACGTGGTGAAGGCGACGTCGCCGGACGGCGCATCCTCCTTCACCGCCTACACCTACGCCGGCGAGCTCCCCACCTGCGCCTTCGGGTTCAACAGCAACGGAGTG GCCTTCACGCTCGACTCGGTTCCGCCGGCGATGGGCGAGGTCGCCGCGGGGGCCATCGCCGTGAACTTCGTGTCGCGGGACCTGCTGGAGGCGAGAGACCTCGACGACGCGATGCACAGGGTGTGCTCGCCGGGCGTGTCGGTCGGGCACTGCTACAACCTGATGGACGTCGGAGCCCGGCGGATCGTCACCATCGAGACCGCCTCCCGGAACCGGTTCGCCGTCCAGGAGGCCTGCGCGGCTCCCTCCTTCCACGCGAACATGTACCGCCATCTCCAAGTGGAGCAG GTGCAGGACGAGAACTCCATGAGCAGGGAGAGGAGAGCGGCGCAGTGCGCGATGGACTCCAAGGAGGAGGCGCTCGCGGTGCTCGGAGACACGGCCGACGACAAGTACCCGATCTTCATGGCAG GCCCAACGCTGTATACTCTATGCACCGTCTTGGCTGATCTCGACGAGGAGACGATGACCATTTACATGGGGAATCCTAAGAACAGAGATGCCGTTCGAGTAGCTCTTCCTATGCTGTGA